The Streptomyces sp. Je 1-332 genome has a window encoding:
- a CDS encoding TIGR04222 domain-containing membrane protein, translating into MFWLPLLLVAWVATGLSCARLCLTAYRTAPHRATPAHRHELTLYEAAFLSGGPARVTDLTLVSMARARRLLLAHTGWATVVDPVGGDDMERSVLGAIGPGGQSPIAPVRRAAAGTDAMRALADRLVAAGLALPDGAWSGVAGAVRQVRTATVAVIALGAVALLMPGQDPSGQVPVALWFALPLVLNASCLAVARFEIHPYPRWASPAGQLLLSALPARGGSDLTAVAVRGTRALADPELRAAFAHRDAAHRGH; encoded by the coding sequence ATGTTCTGGCTTCCGCTCCTTCTCGTGGCCTGGGTCGCGACGGGCCTGTCCTGTGCTCGGCTCTGCCTCACCGCGTACCGCACCGCCCCGCACCGCGCGACCCCTGCGCACCGCCACGAACTGACGCTCTACGAAGCCGCGTTCCTCTCCGGCGGCCCCGCCCGCGTCACCGACCTCACCCTGGTGTCGATGGCCCGTGCCCGGCGCCTGCTGCTCGCGCACACCGGGTGGGCGACGGTCGTCGACCCGGTGGGCGGCGACGACATGGAGCGGTCCGTACTCGGCGCGATAGGGCCCGGCGGACAGTCGCCGATAGCGCCGGTGCGCCGCGCCGCGGCCGGCACCGACGCGATGCGCGCCCTCGCCGACCGTCTCGTCGCGGCGGGCCTCGCCCTGCCGGACGGCGCCTGGTCGGGGGTCGCGGGAGCGGTCCGGCAGGTGCGCACGGCCACGGTGGCCGTGATCGCCCTCGGAGCCGTCGCGCTCCTGATGCCCGGTCAGGACCCCTCGGGCCAGGTGCCCGTAGCGCTCTGGTTCGCGCTGCCCCTCGTCCTGAACGCGAGCTGCCTCGCCGTCGCCCGCTTCGAGATCCACCCCTACCCCCGCTGGGCCTCGCCCGCGGGCCAGCTCCTCCTGAGCGCACTCCCGGCGCGCGGCGGGTCCGACCTCACCGCCGTCGCCGTACGAGGCACCCGCGCCCTCGCCGATCCGGAACTGCGGGCGGCCTTCGCACACCGGGATGCGGCGCATCGGGGTCATTGA
- a CDS encoding DUF4142 domain-containing protein produces the protein MRSINGTGLIVAGLVATLAALLFPVWSYEDRSGTGVDRLDAESVSTEFGPLSALDRDFITKVRLAGLWELPAGQQAEARGTTKAVKTAGEHLVEGHTFLDARVREVATRLNLELPNQPTAQQRGWLDEMSDAHGDAYDEKFANILRAAHGKVFSVVAEVRATTRNSLVRALADDANTTVLDHITVLEGTGLVDFDDLARDAASAGPVPVTRSPAPPGPTPSPDPATPVSPSPTFSLPPPASRPKPDVGEDKAKKKAEDKDRG, from the coding sequence ATGCGATCCATCAACGGCACCGGCCTCATCGTCGCGGGACTCGTCGCGACCCTGGCCGCGCTGCTCTTTCCCGTCTGGTCGTACGAGGACAGGTCGGGTACCGGCGTGGACAGACTCGACGCGGAGAGCGTGTCGACGGAGTTCGGTCCGCTCTCCGCGCTCGACCGGGACTTCATCACCAAGGTGCGGCTCGCGGGCCTCTGGGAGCTCCCCGCCGGACAGCAGGCCGAGGCCCGCGGCACCACCAAGGCGGTCAAGACGGCGGGCGAACACCTCGTCGAGGGGCACACGTTCCTGGACGCGCGCGTACGCGAGGTGGCGACGCGGCTCAATCTGGAGCTGCCCAATCAGCCGACCGCGCAGCAGCGTGGCTGGCTCGACGAGATGAGCGACGCGCACGGCGACGCGTACGACGAGAAGTTCGCCAACATTCTGCGCGCCGCCCACGGCAAGGTCTTCTCGGTGGTCGCCGAGGTCCGCGCGACCACCCGTAACTCGCTGGTGCGCGCCCTCGCGGACGACGCGAACACGACGGTCCTTGACCACATCACGGTCCTCGAAGGCACGGGCCTCGTCGACTTCGACGACCTCGCGCGCGACGCGGCGTCGGCGGGCCCCGTCCCGGTGACCCGCTCCCCCGCCCCACCGGGCCCGACCCCTTCACCGGACCCCGCGACCCCGGTCTCCCCCTCCCCCACCTTCTCGCTGCCGCCACCGGCATCCCGCCCCAAGCCCGACGTGGGCGAAGACAAGGCCAAGAAGAAGGCCGAGGACAAGGACCGCGGCTGA
- a CDS encoding TIGR04222 domain-containing membrane protein, whose amino-acid sequence MVLEILSVCFAILIAASAVALLVGVSRIRQAAPLQPDAQHGAVFDPLEAAFLAGGPSRVADAAIASLHEDGRLVVAFPGIVAIQSAEARNAVEGAALQAHAAAPSGALHWLRIGVMRSPAVQAIGDTMARRGLMVRPEVLDRLRRRKILHNVLTFAGFFLVIGVIAVEDGDSPSWDPVSVSTIALTVAWVVGSLTGLLCGRATRTRVTALGRTALAEYRAAGAHVSGAAHRVAVEGLVGVLDPDLRAQLQAAHRVRPGRTSATSSTYASSGTTIAWCGGGSSACGGSSCGSSGGGGCGGGSSSSCGGGGGGGGCGGGGGGGGGS is encoded by the coding sequence ATGGTCTTGGAGATCCTGTCGGTTTGTTTCGCCATCCTGATCGCGGCGTCGGCGGTCGCTCTGCTGGTCGGTGTCTCCCGCATCCGGCAGGCGGCGCCTTTGCAGCCCGACGCGCAGCACGGCGCCGTGTTCGATCCGCTGGAGGCCGCCTTCCTCGCCGGGGGGCCCAGCAGGGTCGCCGACGCCGCGATCGCGTCCCTGCACGAGGACGGGCGCCTGGTGGTCGCGTTCCCCGGCATAGTCGCGATCCAGTCGGCCGAAGCCCGCAACGCGGTGGAGGGCGCGGCGCTCCAGGCGCACGCCGCCGCGCCGAGCGGCGCTCTGCACTGGCTGCGCATCGGTGTGATGCGCAGCCCCGCCGTGCAGGCGATCGGCGACACGATGGCGCGGCGCGGCCTGATGGTGCGCCCCGAGGTCCTCGACCGTCTGCGCCGCCGGAAGATCCTGCACAACGTCCTGACTTTCGCCGGGTTCTTCCTCGTCATCGGTGTCATCGCCGTCGAGGACGGTGACAGCCCTTCATGGGACCCCGTGAGCGTGTCGACCATCGCGTTGACCGTGGCGTGGGTCGTCGGCTCCCTGACCGGCCTGCTCTGCGGCCGCGCCACCCGGACGAGGGTGACGGCCTTGGGCCGGACCGCTCTCGCGGAGTACCGCGCCGCGGGCGCGCACGTCTCCGGCGCGGCGCACCGCGTGGCGGTCGAGGGCCTGGTCGGCGTCCTCGACCCCGACCTGCGCGCACAGCTGCAGGCCGCGCACCGCGTCCGCCCGGGACGTACGTCGGCGACATCCTCGACGTACGCAAGCTCCGGGACCACCATCGCGTGGTGCGGCGGAGGCAGCTCGGCGTGCGGCGGCTCAAGCTGCGGCAGTTCCGGCGGCGGAGGCTGCGGCGGAGGCTCTTCGTCCTCCTGCGGCGGGGGCGGTGGCGGCGGGGGCTGCGGAGGAGGCGGCGGAGGCGGAGGCGGCTCCTAG